In the genome of Paracoccus tegillarcae, one region contains:
- a CDS encoding DUF4167 domain-containing protein, whose protein sequence is MRSSKSRSRNKSNRQRSLGNVVNRVFDSSGPEGKVRGTPQQIIDKYLTLARDAQLSNDRVAEQSFLQHAEHYTRMLGEALREQAERQAQHQQNNNNNNNNNNPHQNQRNSGDEDGRGGNGGPQQQDPQSQNAEPNQSEDRHQQRAPRDEQNASQGGLPDAVASEDEKDSGLVETPEAQAKPKPKRTRAPRGEGAATRTPAAPRSRRKPAAKDGDNAVGSAPEAAPGE, encoded by the coding sequence ATGAGATCATCCAAATCCCGATCACGTAATAAGTCGAACCGCCAGCGTTCGTTGGGCAATGTCGTTAACCGGGTCTTCGATTCGTCGGGACCCGAAGGCAAGGTTCGCGGTACGCCGCAGCAAATCATTGACAAATATCTGACACTCGCCCGCGATGCGCAGCTGTCGAATGACCGCGTGGCAGAGCAAAGCTTTCTGCAACATGCAGAGCATTATACCCGGATGCTAGGCGAAGCACTGCGCGAGCAGGCAGAACGTCAGGCACAGCATCAGCAAAACAACAATAATAATAACAACAATAACAATCCGCATCAGAACCAGCGCAATTCCGGCGATGAGGATGGGCGCGGTGGCAACGGAGGTCCACAACAACAGGACCCGCAGTCACAGAATGCCGAGCCCAACCAATCCGAGGATCGTCACCAGCAGCGGGCGCCGCGCGACGAACAGAACGCCTCGCAGGGCGGTCTGCCCGATGCGGTCGCGTCTGAGGACGAGAAGGATAGCGGTCTGGTCGAGACGCCCGAGGCCCAAGCCAAGCCCAAGCCAAAACGGACGCGTGCACCACGCGGTGAAGGGGCTGCGACGCGGACGCCCGCGGCACCCCGTAGCCGTCGCAAACCTGCGGCCAAGGATGGTGATAATGCGGTTGGCAGCGCGCCAGAGGCCGCGCCGGGCGAATAA
- the prmC gene encoding peptide chain release factor N(5)-glutamine methyltransferase — translation MSAPTGMQLCLDAQSRFEAAGIADAYNDATRLFLHALEQSLGKRVPRHQLAQHLKQQAPAELSTAFASMVAARAARQPVSQIIGRRAFWEHEFQVTRETLDPRPETETLVEAALARPWQSVLDMGTGTGAILISLLAARPDATGQGTDISTAALDVARANAAKIGVTATFTRADWYAGVEGRFDLIVSNPPYIALDEMAGLAPEVRDWEQASALTDGGDGLAAYRAIAAGARAHLAPGGSVLVEIGASQAPAVSELFAAQGAVTDVLRDLDGRNRVISAVFPAK, via the coding sequence ATGAGCGCGCCGACCGGCATGCAACTGTGCCTGGACGCGCAGTCGCGATTCGAGGCGGCGGGGATTGCCGATGCCTATAACGATGCAACACGCCTGTTTCTGCACGCGCTTGAGCAATCCTTGGGAAAAAGAGTGCCTCGCCACCAGCTTGCCCAGCATCTGAAACAGCAGGCCCCCGCGGAATTGAGTACAGCCTTTGCGTCGATGGTTGCCGCCCGCGCCGCCCGCCAGCCGGTCAGCCAGATTATCGGCCGCCGCGCCTTTTGGGAACACGAGTTTCAGGTCACGCGCGAGACGCTGGACCCGCGCCCTGAAACAGAAACGCTGGTCGAGGCAGCGCTGGCGCGGCCCTGGCAGAGCGTATTGGACATGGGAACCGGCACCGGCGCGATCCTGATCTCATTGCTGGCGGCCCGGCCTGACGCGACCGGGCAGGGCACCGATATTTCCACAGCCGCGCTGGATGTGGCGCGGGCCAATGCAGCGAAAATTGGCGTCACCGCCACGTTTACCCGGGCGGATTGGTATGCGGGCGTCGAGGGACGCTTTGACCTGATCGTGTCGAACCCGCCCTATATCGCGCTGGATGAGATGGCCGGGCTGGCCCCCGAAGTGCGAGACTGGGAGCAGGCATCCGCGCTGACGGATGGTGGCGACGGTCTGGCGGCCTATCGCGCGATTGCGGCGGGCGCGCGTGCGCATCTTGCGCCCGGAGGCAGTGTGCTGGTTGAAATAGGGGCAAGCCAGGCCCCGGCGGTCAGTGAGCTCTTTGCCGCACAGGGTGCTGTGACTGATGTGCTGCGTGACCTCGACGGGCGGAATCGCGTCATTTCTGCGGTATTTCCGGCGAAATAA